One part of the Quercus lobata isolate SW786 chromosome 7, ValleyOak3.0 Primary Assembly, whole genome shotgun sequence genome encodes these proteins:
- the LOC115952374 gene encoding protein TRM32 isoform X2 encodes MGKHSPFSMDRTDPGCVWSMLHFIKYQHWGYIKKKFTPKCRGGGRVVGVGSPGNDTTGLREDKRQKSYSVDMDNSVVGEKLIQSTREPKSSVKTRIKALIAEEISKKKGHHHRTSSCPARPLLKRTDSIHHLQPSALDPLVDPVLYDGNSKTLHRTHKYSSASSTMDPLPLVSHEDPVTSDKRFEECGTMFTGEFLGHNQLNENQNQPTENHTLFQEKLDNTKPMMVQKLPHAMELTPDSSLQRKDFLDTLDTRNVKMALTNCESFPLPGTSGERGSGSSKLTHMQEGIGSHATEKVKLHSQSQKSLESRNSGELVKKLMPYKTEYEADGILRSNKNTAEFANNSPLGSVQLLKTRSEVHENQVVVKSFKDIRQKIKHLVKENRKERHRITMDAILHKIPHGREFSENQFQLHTLAESKTQENLDGVGETNAFIGDEVESISITNNEADAKVGLIVDDFDNLTAEEIASHNDNEKDDGPTKEPIAKLEELTLVSLPDSNFQEKTASPEEFPSSEDSEEVKGRLSSGLDNVVNQQHESGMITPVVVDRGVELQKVEFLKNLMENETPHLQLGAKDKADFNYVRDILKLSGFSGNEALGTWHSDDQPLDPSMYEEVEGCLLPDPDCSGNEKGENCSHLLLFDLINEALMEIYERSYSYCPGPAGHQVLKEVWSLIRWHMSPRPEVHQPVDRVVIKDLAKRDGWMNLKFDTECVGHELEDLILDDLLEEVFMT; translated from the exons ATGGGAAAGCATTCTCCGTTTTCGATGGATAGAACTGATCCAGGATGTGTGTGGAGTATGCTTCATTTTATCAAGTACCAGCACTGGggttatattaagaaaaaatttacacCCAAATGTCGTGGTGGTGGGCGTGTCGTGG gAGTTGGAAGCCCAGGGAACGATACAACTGGCTTAAGAGAAGACAAAAGGCAAAAGTCTTATAGTGTTGATATGGACAACTCTGTT GTTGGAGAAAAACTGATACAGTCTACTCGAGAACCTAAAAGTTCTGTTAAAACCAGAATAAAAGCACTGATTGCTGAGGAGATATCCAAAAAGAAGGGCCACCATCACCGAACTTCATCCTGTCCTGCTAGGCCACTTTTAAAGCGAACTGATTCCATTCATCACTTGCAACCTTCAGCCTTGGATCCCCTTGTTGATCCAGTATTATATGATGGAAATTCCAAAACTCTTCATCGAACACATAAATACTCTTCTGCTTCCAGCACAATGGATCCGCTGCCTCTGGTGTCCCATGAGGATCCAGTTACCAGTGACAAAAGATTTGAAGAGTGTGGCACCATGTTTACAGGAGAATTCCTGGGGCATAACCAGCTTAATGAGAATCAGAATCAACCAACTGAGAACCACACACTTTTTCAGGAAAAGTTGGACAACACAAAGCCTATGATGGTGCAGAAGTTACCACATGCAATGGAGCTCACTCCAGATTCGTCACTCCAGAGAAAGGATTTTCTGGACACCCTTGACACAAGAAATGTAAAAATGGCATTGACTAATTGTGAGTCATTCCCTTTACCTGGCACATCAGGCGAAAGAGGTTCTGGGTCTAGCAAACTGACACACATGCAAGAGGGGATTGGGTCTCATGCAACAGAAAAAGTTAAGTTGCATAGTCAATCACAGAAGTCACTTGAGTCCAGAAACTCGGGAGAACTTGTCAAAAAGTTGATGCCGTACAAAACTGAGTATGAAGCAGATGGAATTCTGagatcaaataaaaatacaGCTGAATTTGCTAATAATTCTCCTCTAGGTTCAGTCCAGCTTCTGAAAACCCGGAGTGAGGTACATGAGAATCAAGTGGTTGTCAAGAGTTTCAAGGATATTAGACAGAAGATAAAGCATTTGGTTAAGGAGAACAGAAAAGAGAGGCATCGGATTACTATGGATGCTATCCTTCACAAAATTCCTCATGGCCGTGAGTT TTCAGAAAATCAGTTTCAATTACATACTCTTGCTGAAAGTAAAACTCAAGAAAACTTGGATGGAGTTGGTGAAACTAATGCATTTATTGGAGATGAGGTTGAATCAATATCAATTACAAACAATGAGGCAGATGCTAAAGTAGGTTtaattgttgatgattttgacAACTTGACAGCAGAAGAAATTGCTTCTCACAATGACAACGAAAAGGATGATGGACCCACAAAGGAACCTATTGCTAAACTGGAAGAACTAACTCTGGTCTCTCTGCCTGACTCCAATTTTCAGGAGAAGACAGCCAGCCCTGAAGAGTTTCCTTCATCAGAAG ATTCAGAAGAAGTGAAGGGCAGACTTTCCAGTGGACTGGATAATGTGGTCAATCAGCAACATGAGTCTGGCATGATTACCCCTGTAGTGGTTGACAGAGGAGTGGAACTTCAGAAAGTAGAATTTCTGAAAAACCTTATGGAAAATGAAACTCCGCATCTTCAATTGGGTGCAAAAGACAAAGCTGACTTTAATTACGTGAGAGATATACTGAAGCTGTCTGGATTCAGTGGAAATGAGGCCCTTGGTACGTGGCATTCTGATGACCAGCCACTTGATCCTTCGATGTATGAGGAAGTGGAAGGCTGCCTGCTCCCGGATCCTGATTGTTCTGGAAATGAAAAAGGTGAAAACTGTAGTCACCTGCTTTTGTTTGATCTAATCAATGAGGCACTCATGGAGATATATGAAAGGTCATACAGCTACTGTCCTGGTCCAGCAGGACACcaagttctcaaagaagtctGGTCACTTATAAGATGGCACATGAGCCCAAGACCGGAGGTTCACCAGCCAGTGGATCGAGTTGTGATCAAAGATCTAGCAAAGAGAGATGGATGGATGAATCTTAAATTTGATACTGAATGTGTGGGGCATGAGTTGGAGGACTTGATTTTGGACGATCTTTTAGAAGAAGTTTTCATGACATGA
- the LOC115952374 gene encoding uncharacterized protein LOC115952374 isoform X1 — translation MGKHSPFSMDRTDPGCVWSMLHFIKYQHWGYIKKKFTPKCRGGGRVVGVGSPGNDTTGLREDKRQKSYSVDMDNSVVGEKLIQSTREPKSSVKTRIKALIAEEISKKKGHHHRTSSCPARPLLKRTDSIHHLQPSALDPLVDPVLYDGNSKTLHRTHKYSSASSTMDPLPLVSHEDPVTSDKRFEECGTMFTGEFLGHNQLNENQNQPTENHTLFQEKLDNTKPMMVQKLPHAMELTPDSSLQRKDFLDTLDTRNVKMALTNCESFPLPGTSGERGSGSSKLTHMQEGIGSHATEKVKLHSQSQKSLESRNSGELVKKLMPYKTEYEADGILRSNKNTAEFANNSPLGSVQLLKTRSEVHENQVVVKSFKDIRQKIKHLVKENRKERHRITMDAILHKIPHGREFSKEWKEIAHQLKHPAMNREGRDSPGIYYSSPSLSKGQTHHMRRTSSLKETMERYSQLYQTSFNREAKYRTSERLILRKEEASFPSVSPSVSAPKPLARVRSLPILQAYTYQGEDSSDAFSSGRITSNTADVTESIDHSFVEQKSLDLPIDSENQFQLHTLAESKTQENLDGVGETNAFIGDEVESISITNNEADAKVGLIVDDFDNLTAEEIASHNDNEKDDGPTKEPIAKLEELTLVSLPDSNFQEKTASPEEFPSSEDSEEVKGRLSSGLDNVVNQQHESGMITPVVVDRGVELQKVEFLKNLMENETPHLQLGAKDKADFNYVRDILKLSGFSGNEALGTWHSDDQPLDPSMYEEVEGCLLPDPDCSGNEKGENCSHLLLFDLINEALMEIYERSYSYCPGPAGHQVLKEVWSLIRWHMSPRPEVHQPVDRVVIKDLAKRDGWMNLKFDTECVGHELEDLILDDLLEEVFMT, via the exons ATGGGAAAGCATTCTCCGTTTTCGATGGATAGAACTGATCCAGGATGTGTGTGGAGTATGCTTCATTTTATCAAGTACCAGCACTGGggttatattaagaaaaaatttacacCCAAATGTCGTGGTGGTGGGCGTGTCGTGG gAGTTGGAAGCCCAGGGAACGATACAACTGGCTTAAGAGAAGACAAAAGGCAAAAGTCTTATAGTGTTGATATGGACAACTCTGTT GTTGGAGAAAAACTGATACAGTCTACTCGAGAACCTAAAAGTTCTGTTAAAACCAGAATAAAAGCACTGATTGCTGAGGAGATATCCAAAAAGAAGGGCCACCATCACCGAACTTCATCCTGTCCTGCTAGGCCACTTTTAAAGCGAACTGATTCCATTCATCACTTGCAACCTTCAGCCTTGGATCCCCTTGTTGATCCAGTATTATATGATGGAAATTCCAAAACTCTTCATCGAACACATAAATACTCTTCTGCTTCCAGCACAATGGATCCGCTGCCTCTGGTGTCCCATGAGGATCCAGTTACCAGTGACAAAAGATTTGAAGAGTGTGGCACCATGTTTACAGGAGAATTCCTGGGGCATAACCAGCTTAATGAGAATCAGAATCAACCAACTGAGAACCACACACTTTTTCAGGAAAAGTTGGACAACACAAAGCCTATGATGGTGCAGAAGTTACCACATGCAATGGAGCTCACTCCAGATTCGTCACTCCAGAGAAAGGATTTTCTGGACACCCTTGACACAAGAAATGTAAAAATGGCATTGACTAATTGTGAGTCATTCCCTTTACCTGGCACATCAGGCGAAAGAGGTTCTGGGTCTAGCAAACTGACACACATGCAAGAGGGGATTGGGTCTCATGCAACAGAAAAAGTTAAGTTGCATAGTCAATCACAGAAGTCACTTGAGTCCAGAAACTCGGGAGAACTTGTCAAAAAGTTGATGCCGTACAAAACTGAGTATGAAGCAGATGGAATTCTGagatcaaataaaaatacaGCTGAATTTGCTAATAATTCTCCTCTAGGTTCAGTCCAGCTTCTGAAAACCCGGAGTGAGGTACATGAGAATCAAGTGGTTGTCAAGAGTTTCAAGGATATTAGACAGAAGATAAAGCATTTGGTTAAGGAGAACAGAAAAGAGAGGCATCGGATTACTATGGATGCTATCCTTCACAAAATTCCTCATGGCCGTGAGTTTTCTAAGGAATGGAAGGAGATTGCCCATCAATTGAAGCACCCTGCAATGAATAGAGAAGGAAGAGACAGTCCTGGAATTTATtattcttctccttccctcagCAAGGGCCAAACACACCACATGAGAAGAACATCATCTCTCAAAGAGACAATGGAAAGATATTCTCAGTTGTATCAGACTAGTTTCAACAGAGAAGCCAAATACCGAACCTCTGAAAGACTAATATTGAGAAAAGAAGAGGCATCTTTTCCTTCAGTAAGTCCTTCAGTAAGTGCCCCCAAACCACTGGCAAGGGTTCGTTCTTTACCTATTCTCCAAGCTTATACCTATCAGGGTGAGGACTCTTCTGATGCTTTTTCTTCGGGAAGAATAACTAGCAATACTGCAGATGTCACGGAAAGCATAGATCATAGTTTTGTTGAACAGAAAAGCCTAGACCTTCCTATAGATTCAGAAAATCAGTTTCAATTACATACTCTTGCTGAAAGTAAAACTCAAGAAAACTTGGATGGAGTTGGTGAAACTAATGCATTTATTGGAGATGAGGTTGAATCAATATCAATTACAAACAATGAGGCAGATGCTAAAGTAGGTTtaattgttgatgattttgacAACTTGACAGCAGAAGAAATTGCTTCTCACAATGACAACGAAAAGGATGATGGACCCACAAAGGAACCTATTGCTAAACTGGAAGAACTAACTCTGGTCTCTCTGCCTGACTCCAATTTTCAGGAGAAGACAGCCAGCCCTGAAGAGTTTCCTTCATCAGAAG ATTCAGAAGAAGTGAAGGGCAGACTTTCCAGTGGACTGGATAATGTGGTCAATCAGCAACATGAGTCTGGCATGATTACCCCTGTAGTGGTTGACAGAGGAGTGGAACTTCAGAAAGTAGAATTTCTGAAAAACCTTATGGAAAATGAAACTCCGCATCTTCAATTGGGTGCAAAAGACAAAGCTGACTTTAATTACGTGAGAGATATACTGAAGCTGTCTGGATTCAGTGGAAATGAGGCCCTTGGTACGTGGCATTCTGATGACCAGCCACTTGATCCTTCGATGTATGAGGAAGTGGAAGGCTGCCTGCTCCCGGATCCTGATTGTTCTGGAAATGAAAAAGGTGAAAACTGTAGTCACCTGCTTTTGTTTGATCTAATCAATGAGGCACTCATGGAGATATATGAAAGGTCATACAGCTACTGTCCTGGTCCAGCAGGACACcaagttctcaaagaagtctGGTCACTTATAAGATGGCACATGAGCCCAAGACCGGAGGTTCACCAGCCAGTGGATCGAGTTGTGATCAAAGATCTAGCAAAGAGAGATGGATGGATGAATCTTAAATTTGATACTGAATGTGTGGGGCATGAGTTGGAGGACTTGATTTTGGACGATCTTTTAGAAGAAGTTTTCATGACATGA
- the LOC115953092 gene encoding suppressor protein SRP40, producing the protein MPKTLRRRELEAVDPILLALKPRQVVLNMNMKKPSTDHKPLLLQAVAHFLDRNGFSKTLKKFLSEAQLQKDVLKCSTLDLEDICYKYMEMRNTGVINQNVQDTKADDTSKRDGECDSTVHLETRSKKNKKGSESDNNAVVNQSGATGKIPDLKNSNEMITNDAALELNVRSKDKKKSKKISDSLGQGTEQVNTEISKEPAGHIVCESLAEEPDMKRKERKKKKSKLESGSVPGAIEEKYKELVSSEEIVVKSKSKKKQKDGLVSESVFVGNSKDLETGDVNGNNSEKNEFDASHEVVANERKGSKKRKRLASEENESQALDKNAVEESERSEQPAKVNVSQGSDRSAGKASQGESGQVSSKDFQKPSSKNLDGQANGNTEKNEEKSAFHKNKKQRNGSVEPKTITAFQRVKADDVVFTDERLKDNSYWAKDGAENGYGAKAQEILGQVRGRDFRHEKTKKKRGTYRGGQIDLQSHSIKFNYSDDE; encoded by the exons TCCTTCTAGCCCTGAAGCCTCGCCAAGTTGTGCTGAACATGAACATGAAGAAACCCAGCACCGACCACAAGCCCCTTCTCCTACAGGCCGTTGCTCACTTCTTGGACCGCAATGGCTTCTCCAAGACCCTCAAGAAGTTCCTATCTGAAGCTCAACTCCAg AAAGATGTTTTGAAGTGTTCCACATTGGATTTGGAGGATATTTGCTACAAGTATATGGAGATGCG GAATACAGGAGTAATCAACCAAAATGTGCAAG ATACAAAGGCAGATGACACTAGTAAAAGAGATGGAGAATGTGATTCTACTGTGCATTTGGAAACTcgaagtaagaaaaataaaaaaggtagtGAGAGTGATAACAATGCTGTTGTCAATCAATCTGGAGCCACAGGTAAAATTCCGGATTTGAAAAACTCCAATGAGATGATAACAAATGATGCAGCCCTGGAACTAAATGTAAGATCTAAAGACAAGAAGAAAAGCAAGAAGATTTCTGATTCTCTTGGTCAAGGAACTGAACAGGTCAACACAGAAATATCAAAGGAACCTGCTGGTCATATTGTATGTGAATCACTTGCAGAGGAACCTGATAtgaaaagaaaggagagaaagaaaaagaaaagcaagttGGAATCTGGATCGGTGCCTGGAgcaattgaagaaaaatataaagaactgGTATCTTCAGAAGAGATTGTTGTCAAATCGAAAAGTAAGAAGAAACAGAAGGATGGTTTGGTTTCTGAAAGTGTTTTTGTTGGAAATTCAAAGGATCTTGAGACAGGAGATGTAAATGGAAACAATTctgaaaaaaatgaatttgatgCATCACATGAGGTTGTAGCTAATGAGAGGAAAGGTTCCAAAAAACGGAAAAGATTGGCTTCGGAAGAAAATGAATCCCAGGCTCTTGACAAAAATGCAGTCGAAGAATCCGAGAGAAGTGAGCAACCTGCAAAGGTGAATGTATCCCAAGGAAGTGATAGAAGTGCTGGTAAGGCAAGTCAAGGTGAGAGTGGTCAAGTTAGTTCAAAGGATTTTCAAAAGCCATCTAGCAAAAATCTTGATGGGCAGGCAAATGGAAACACTGAGAAAAATGAGGAGAAATCTGCCTTTCATAAAAATAAGAAGCAACGTAATGGTTCAGTTGAG CCAAAGACAATTACTGCATTTCAGCGGGTAAAAGCTGATGACGTGGTTTTTACTGATGAGAGGCTTAAAGATAATTCTTACTGGGCAAAG GATGGTGCAGAAAATGGCTATGGTGCTAAAGCTCAAGAAATTCTTGGGCAAGTTAGAGGAag GGATTTTCGGCATGAAAAGACCAAGAAGAAGCGTGGGACATACAGAGGAGGGCAGATAGACTTGCAATCCCACTCCATTAAGTTCAATTATTCGGATGACGAATGA